A genomic window from Silene latifolia isolate original U9 population chromosome Y, ASM4854445v1, whole genome shotgun sequence includes:
- the LOC141628297 gene encoding uncharacterized protein LOC141628297, with product MNKTSKEDSIRYKARLTQSLDCVKYLLHQGLAFRGHNEKQTSSNKGNFRELLDWLAKKDENINELFEKGSQNARMICPDVQKDLIHSCAKETTKLILEELGDDYFGILADESSDVSHKEQLAICLRFVDKKGKVCESFLGVVKVDDTCSLSLKDAITKMIKDNKLSMSKIRGQGYDGASNMKGHIQGLKTLILSDIPSAYYIHCFAHQLQLTLVAVARDNCDCKWFFEQAGFLLNLMGISCKRKEMLRVAHTQKIIQVLELGEISSGQGSNQRCTLARPGETRWGSYYNTILSILTLYPSIFEVLIYIGETGHKDDRLKAQTIMVIFESFQFVFMANLMLLIFGYTDDLCKALQRKDQDIVNAMTLVRLTKARLQKVRVDGWADFIESVNSFCSKNDIEVPNMDNYYVPPGRSRRYFVKVKNLDRFRVDMFLSMIDLQLQELDNRFDEVNMELLTCMSCLSPVDSFKAFDKKQILKLATFYLDDFSSNDMRRLNFQLDHYFDDVRNDPRFEGLKDIGQVSMALVATNKHLSYELVYLLIRLVLILPVATANVERAFSAMTYVKNKLRNCMGDQLLNDCLVTFIEKDTFRLVENDDVLDSFQRERTSHISLPPRS from the coding sequence ATGAATAAGACAAGCAAAGAAGATAGTATCCGTTATAAAGCTCGCTTGACACAATCCCTTGACTGTGTAAAGTACCTTTTGCATCAAGGGTTGGCATTTCGCGGACATAATGAAAAGCAAACATCAAGCAATAAAGGAAACTTTCGTGAGCTTTTAGATTGGCTTGCGAAAAaggatgaaaatattaatgaacTCTTTGAAAAAGGTTCTCAAAATGCAAGAATGATTTGTCCGGATGTTCAGAAAGATCTTATCCATTCTTGCGCCAAAGAAACGACTAAGCTTATTCTTGAAGAGCTTGGGGATGATTACTTTGGTATCTTAGCGGATGAGTCTAGTGATGTATCTCATAAGGAACAATTAGCTATTTGCTTACGCTTTGTCGATAAAAAGGGAAAAGTGTGTGAAAGCTTTCTTGGTGTGGTGAAGGTGGATGATACTTGTTCGTTGTCACTTAAGGATGCGATAACAAAGATGATTAAAGATAACAAACTGAGTATGTCTAAGATTCGGGGTCAAGGGTACGATGGAGCTAGTAATATGAAGGGTCATATCCAAGGTCTTAAGACATTGATTTTGAGCGATATTCCGTCTGCATATTATATCCATTGTTTTGCGCATCAACTTCAGTTAACTCTTGTTGCCGTTGCTAGAGACAATTGTGATTGTAAATGGTTTTTTGAACAAGCTGGATTTTTGTTGAATCTTATGGGCATTTCTTGTAAACGAAAAGAAATGCTTCGAGTGGCACACACTCAAAAGATTATACAAGTATTAGAACTTGGTGAAATATCAAGTGGGCAAGGTTCAAATCAAAGGTGTACCTTAGCTAGGCCAGGTGAAACTCGTTGGGGATCATATTACAACACAATATTGAGTATTCTTACCTTATATCCTTCCATCTTTGAAGTCCTTATTTATATTGGTGAAACTGGCCATAAAGATGATCGTCTAAAAGCCCAAACAATAATGGTCATTTTTGAGTCATTCCAATTTGTTTTTATGGCTAATTTAATGCTACTAATATTTGGGTATACTGATGACTTATGTAAAGCTTTGCAAAGGAAGGATCAAGACATTGTAAATGCTATGACACTTGTTCGTTTAACTAAGGCAAGATTACAAAAGGTGAGAGTTGATGGTTGGGCTGATTTTATTGAGAGTGTTAATTCATTTTGCAGTAAAAATGATATTGAGGTTCCTAACATGGATAATTATTATGTGCCTCCTGGAAGATCAAGACGTTACTTTGTGAAAGTTAAAAATCTAGATCGGTTCCGGGTTGATATGTTTTTAAGTATGATTGATTTGCAACTTCAAGAGTTAGATAACCGGTTTGATGAGGTGAATATGGAATTACTAACTTGTATGTCTTGCCTTAGCCCTGTTGATTCATTTAAGGCTTTTGATAAGAAACAGATCCTTAAGCTTGCTACGTTTtatcttgatgatttctcaagtaATGATATGAGAAGACTTAACTTTCAACTtgatcattattttgatgatgtACGAAATGATCCAAGATTTGAAGGTTTGAAAGACATTGGTCAAGTTTCTATGGCGCTTGTGGCAACAAACAAGCATCTTTCGTATGAATTGGTATATCTTCTTATAAGGTTAGTATTGATACTTCCCGTGGCAACCGCAAATGTGGAAAGAGCTTTTTCTGCCATGACATATGTGAAGAACAAATTACGAAATTGTATGGGAGATCAATTATTGAATGATTGTTTAGTCACATTTATAGAGAAAGATACTTTTCgtcttgttgaaaatgatgatgTACTAGATAGTTTTCAGCGCGAGAGAACTAGCCACATTTCATTGCCCCCACGCTCTTAG